ATATAGCCCTTGCATTGGCCGCCCAATTTTCTCCAACTGAAGAAGAAACGAGCTTGATCTATGATGGAACACCTGAAACTTGAAATTATTTCACCAGAGGTTAAGCTGTGCGATACTGCCAGTCATCGTCCGCAGGAACAAACGTAGACGCGCCAGATTTGACTGAACGACGACGCCGAAAAGGAGCAGAAGCGTTCTTCCCAAGCCTGGTGCACATGAACTGAACGACTTTAGAGTTTAGACCAAACTGAGGTCAAGGCGTGTGTTCGGCTTTTTCTTTTTCGAGATCCAGAAAGACGACTTTCCTCTGCCAAACTCAACCTCCAAAAGTGCACTCCAAGTCAGACAGCCGCATAAGTCAGCCTTCGCTGCAGCTTAGTTTAACTTAATCCTCTCGTCAACCAATgattgcatatatatatatatatatgtaaataAGTTAGCGCGAATTAGCTTGCCCTCCACTGTTTCCAGTAGATCGTTGACTGCCTTTACACGCACTATTCAGCTAAACACTCTTTTTGGCGCCTGTTGCAGTCAAGCCAAAAGGTGAGACGACTTGCTTGCTTTTCGTTGGAAAAGGTCCTTTGACTTGACGCCGGTGAGCAGGCGAGGTTGCACGAACAGGTGCAGTTGACGAGCGGATACAAAGATCCGCTCAATGCCTGTATGTGCGACCTGTACGATCTGTGCGATTGAGATGATCTTCCAGCAGATAAGAAAACGACGGACACCAGTTGGTTTGATAGGCACGAGCTGGAGCTAGACGAAGCCTACCTGCACCGAATCTTCAGCTTCTTCGATCTCGGGGCACTGAATTCACTGGTGCTTCTTGCACTTGAACAATACGGTGCACATATCGTTCCGCGCTCAAGTCGATCGTTTCCGATGGTGACCTGAATAGTAACGCTTTTCTAGACACTTTAGAGGGATGTTGAAGCTGTTGCTTGCCGGCTTTGTGTTCCAGGAAACGGAGTTAACGTCCAAATAATATTTTTCTACTACAACAAAGGGAAGTCAACGTCCTCAAAAAAGAGCAGGTGCAGCGAAAAGTGAACCTGAACTTTGATATCGAGACAGCGCGCGTACATCGTCGACATCGAGCGAGCTGGACGAGTAATTTAGTCCAGGAACAAGTTGACCAACTGAGGAGACGTTGCCTTTAAGATTTTTGTATACCGAACTTCTTTTAGGATAGATAATTTTGATAGCATTCGTTTGATTGGTGAGATCGACTGATGCGATGGATGGAAACGCGATGGAGATGTGGCCATTCTGGCCGACTCCACTGAGATTCGTCCAAATCTGAACTCTCAGATGATTCCTGCCATGGAGATTGGCATGAGCCGTTTGCAACTTGGGGTGTTGGaaaagcagaagcagaagcccaaacaaacagggcctcAGAGTCTTAACTAGCTTGGCAGATTATGACTCATAGTAAATGTATGGTCAAACATTTCTTCTTCTGAAAGCGTCAAAGCTTATATCTCATTGCTTTGATATATATAATCTGGGGCTGCCAAGCACACAATATCCTGCAAattcataaaatcacaggctaattttaaaaagtgcaattgcataaAAAAATGGTAACATTGCACACACAAAAATGCAGTTTAGACGGACATCGCAACAGATAACAGATATACTACAAAAAAGAAACATCAAAATACTACTATAACATTTTATGAATACATGCAGCAGATCAATAAGCTATTCTTTCAAAAGAATGATACTGGAGTTTCTAAAAAAAACACATTGGAAAGCCTAAGAGTTTGTACTCTAACCGTTTCAGATTTTTCGAGGCATTCAACTCAAACAAACCATGAATCATAAAACTATTGTCCAACAAAACGATAACACAACTGGGAACATATAACAAAACAGTTAGCTACCTGACTCGCCTGTCAGTTGGACAAACAAAAAAATTCTGCAGTAGAGAGCTACTACCAAACAGACTAAATTTTATTTTAACATGAGACATGCCTGACCCGGACGTttggaacctgggtgcgcgcgcacccatttacgaaaagttcaaaaaaatgctatttaaaagtttcaaaaaaatgcgaagtaaaattttgcatgtacatattatgttgatatttactcgtgtgagttttcacaaaaaaataccattgtgtgtggcttgcataaaaatgacaaaatgtccaaataagaatagtgaataggaattttactattcacaggaataggaatttgcattttgtcatttttgtgtaggtcacacacaatggtatttttctgtgaaaacacacacgagtaagtatcaacataatatatacatgcaaaaatttacttcacatttttttgaaacttttaaatagcatttttttgaatttttcgtaaatgggtgcgcgcgcacccaggttctATTCACCATTTCCGGAGACATGCCCAGTTAAACTAATTCGACCCGATACAGGACTCGAGCACTGGGCTTTAGCCGGCTTCTCCTTCTTGGTTACCAGCTCCTTATTCGAATCCTTACGATGTTCTCTCTTTCATCTTTACTGACAATCTGTTCAGCTATGCCAGTTCATGCTTCTGTGAACATGTCATGACCGAACCACTGCGCTACAGTTTGCTCTTTTGGCTAGCCACCTAGCGCTTAATGTCAAGTATTACTAGTAGGCGTTTGCTCCAGTACAATCCCCTCCCCTAAACTCGTAGCAAACTTAAACACAAGAACGGTTAAGATTGCTTGATACCCCTTTGTTATTAATATTAAACGGGAATATGTAGCCATGTATAAAACCCATATGGTCCAACTAAATTATACGAATATGTTGCATATGATTACATACGTAGCGGATCATTGGTGGCGACTCTTCCGCATGGTGGTGGTTGTGGCCGCCGGGCAGGAGGAACGTCATggcggggctggccggccacgatCTAGAGGACACGAACCTCGGCAATGCCTCATAGGTTCGTGCCGGCATGGGTGGGGCGACGTGTAGGCTAGACGGTGGCGCAATGGCGAGATGAACATCCGGACAGTCCGCCCCAGACAGCCCGAGGCAATTTGGGCGGAATGTCCATCGGGTTAGGAACGAGACCTATCAGACTGTCTTGCGGCGCCTACACCGGACTGTCTTGCGCCGCCGAACTGCCTTGTGGTGCCCTCGCCGGACTGTCTTGTGGCGCTGAACTATCTTGTTGTTCCCCCGCCGGACTGCCTTGCGATGCCCTCACCGGACTATCTTGTGGCGCCGGACTATCTTGCGGACCCCGTGCTGGACTGTCTTGCTGCGCCGGACTGTCTTGCTTTCCACGTCGGACTGTCTTGCGGTGACAGTATGCCTACACGTAGACATACGTAGTTTTGGATTCGGGTATGGACATGGGCCTAAAAAGTACTAGTTGGGCTTAGTTGAGTCCAAAACTACGTATGTCTACGTGTAGGCATACTGTCACCGCAAGACAGTCCGACGTGGGAAGCAAGACAGTCCGGCGCAGCAAGACAGTCCAGCACGGGGTCCGCAAGATAGTCCGGTGAGGGCATCGCAAGGCAGTCCGACGGGGGAACAACAAGATATTTCAGCGCCACAAGACAGTCCGGCGAGGGCACCACAAGGCAATCTGGCGGCGCAAGACAGTCCGGTGTAGGCGGCGCAAGACAGTCTGATAGGTCTCGTTCCTAACCCGACGGACATTCCACCCAAATTGCCTCGGGCTATCTGGGGCGGACTGTCCGGATGTTCATCTCGCCATTGCACCGCCGTCTAGCCTACACGTCGCCCCACCCGTGCCGGCACGCACCTATGAGGCATTGCCGAGGCTCGTGTCCTCTAGatcgtggccggccagccccgccATGACGTTCCTCCTTCCCGGCGGCCACAACCACCACCATGCAGAAGAGTCGCCACCAATGATCTGCTACGCATACATATACGTATGCAACATATTCATATAATTTAGTTGGACCATACGGGTTTTATACAGGGCTACATATACCCGTTTAATATTAATAACAAAGGGGTATCAAGCGATCTTAACCGTTCTTGTGTTTAAGTTTGCTACGAGTTTAGGGGAGGGGGTTGTACCGGAGCAAACGCCTTAATAATCTTGAAATCACAAAGGATTTTTAAAAAAGTGTAAGTGCGCATGAAAAGGTAAAATTGCAAAAAAACGGTGCAGTTTAGATTGGCATTCAACAGATATACACCAAAAGAAACAGGGAAACACAAGTGTAGCCCGAGCTACATGTATATTTGTCATTTTTATATTTTCCAATGTTATTTATTCTCCAATGTTATTTGACATCTACAATAGTGAACATTGCAAACTTTCAAAACCTCAAAATctgtcagattttgtcatttttgcacAACCTCGAATATATGGTATCTGGAGTTTAAATTTTTCACGTTGATAGAACTCAACATTGTCTACATTAGAATTTTTTCACATTTTTTTAGAAACTTTAAAATCCCATTtttgaatttaaaaaaaaacaaaaaatccacACTCAATAAACATCCAAAATATAAGATTAATTGAAAGATTCCTTTAAAAAAATACATGTCCTTTTATGGATAGATGCATTAGATCAATTACCTGCTGTTTTTTTTCATAAAAAACATAACATTGTAGTTTGTGGAAAACAAATAACATTGGAGAtctacatttttttattttatgtagCTCAAAGTACACATTGTGTCCAATTGAAAATTTGACCATCTGTGAGATACATTGCTGGCTACATCATgattttttcagaatttaaaaaaaaatagaaatattATTTTCATTATTGGGATCACTAGTGCCCATGTGCATCAAACCTCTGTCTACATTTCACGACAAATCTAGTGAAATTAATTTCGTGGCATAAATGTTGCTACACATTTTCCTGTAAAATTAGTCAGGATAAAGGTAGATGCATGCTTATTCACGGAGGCAGTAGACAAGTGTAGAGAACAGGTAAAACCTTCTTTCAGCTATGCAAGCAAGAGACAGATCTATAGACTAGTGTTGGGCCGAGAAGAGGCGGAGGACAGATATAAGTAGCCTACCCAATAAAGTAAAGGGGACACCGGAaattttggggaagttgctgagcTGAGGAGAAAGAAGGCCCACCAGGTACAACTTGAGTGGCAGTGGGTTATTTTTCACCATCAAATCACCAAAATGGAAGCTGGGCTCAGGCTGCTTCGGAAATTACACAGGAGAATCATATGCGTTTGGAGAATAAACTGCGAAAATTAACCTCTCTGGTAGATTCTGCTTTTTCAAAGCAGAAGTTGGCTTATGTAAAAAATATCCATCCAGAAACCATCAGTTATTTTTTCATACAAAATAAGAGCCAAAAGCTCTTAGAATAACATCAATCTTGTGGTTCAACTATTCTGGTTGTACTGCTCCGCCAGACACAAAATACCATTCACAAAACTCTGCCAGCACACAATTCTTGGTTGAACCTCCTTGAATCCAGTGCCAGTGGCAGTAAAGGTCATCAGCTAGGAGCGAAAAACTAAACTGGAAAAATTAGAATGGCTCAGACATCCAAGGAAGGAATTGGCAGCACTAGCTCTCAAGCCTGGCTGGGCGAAAGCCCTCTTAGGCGGCAACTGCGAATGTTTTGAGAAACAAGCCTTAGTTCTATCATCATCACCAACAAGTGAGTTGACCACATCCAAATCAAATGCAAGAATTGCTAGCTTACAGACTGGTGTAATCACAAAAAACGGCTCTGTGTAACCATAGATTTGCAGCCACAGGTTCCTATCAAATGTGAAACTTCCTCTTGGCACAATGTAGCATCTCCGGTCAATGCTTGTGGCTACCGGAGACGTGGCATCGGGCCAAAATAAGAGCAACCAAATATTAAGATAGAAAACATCCAATAAATCCCTCAGAGACCCATTTAAAATCACGCACACAGCTGAATCAAGCCGGAGCAAATGGTATCCCATCCTAGACCAAACCAGAGAGGTTATGATAGGATGGACACTTACAACGCCAGAGAAGCAGCTGCTGTTTACAGTGTCATACGGCACTTCCTGGTCAAGAGCTCTTCACTGAGACAAACTATAACAAAGATACAGGAAAGCAAATGTAGCAAAAAAAACAGCATAGATGGAAGTGGGAGGAATAGATGAAGGCAATGCTCAGTggaaagagaagtcgtttttggtttgttGGCTCACGGTGACAATTGCCACCACTCAAAAACCTAAATGATTCATCATCACATCGCTAATAATAAAAAACAAATCAAATGGATGGAAGAGAATCCTACAATTTGATTTAGAGTTACAAGAGACACTACAATAGGCAACATTCTACATGACATTAAATCCTACAATTTCAGAACCCATAACATGGCAAACTTGCAAAGATACTTAATCTGCAAAATTGTTTTTAGCAGATTTTATATTGGTAAAAAGGGAGAATTATTTATTTATTAGATCAACTTGTGAAACATATTTAAATAGAGCAATGACAAACATAATTTGGAGACAAATTTTCAACAGCTGCGAAGCACACAGTATAGTTTGACACAGATTTTTATCAGCATTGGCAGTAAAGGTCATCAGCTAGGAGCGAAAGACTATTTGTTCAAGTAATCACAGTGAGAtcatctgaactatgcacttgtaATCATCATCCGACCTTATATGCCAATTTACTCCACAAAGCTAACATGGCTTAGAATAGCAAACAAAAGGGGTGGCAATTCAGCGTGACAAAACAACTTCATCAAACATATCCATTTTATAACACATTACCAGAAACATTAATAAATCAAAGACCTCACGGTTTCCACAAGACAATTGAGACATATGCTTGTCGATATCCTAATTCCAGGTTAGAAAGCTTTCAGAAGGCAACAGGCCATACAAACACAAACAGAACAAGTGAAACGTGGAACTGTGGAAGCAATGAAATTCATCCCAGAAACAGGACATGCGCACCAAGACCAGCATGCATAATCACCAAAGAAACAGAAAATCTTCCAGAACTGACAGCAAAACATTCACACCAGAGATGAGCTAAGCGACCATTCATATTAAACCTTCTCCCATCGGTTCATACAGCAAAAGCAGTAAGTAGCTGACAAGTTCaattgcaaattcaacaaagcAATTTGCAGCAGCAAGGGCATCTTTCTAGTTTTGAGCGTCGCAAATCCTAGACCCCAGATAGAGCCATTAACAGAAACTAAAGTGTTTTGTTCCTCTCGAAAGTACTCTTCTTACACGGAGAAAACCGACCGACGGCAACCATGACATGAATGACAGGAGATAAATCTCATTTCTTGCCCTTGCCCGCAATGTTGAGCTGCTGGAGCCCAAGTAGCAGGTCGCTCGAGTCCAGGAATACCTTGTTGCTGGAGCTTGAGATGGTATGCGCAATCTCCCTGGCGGCTTCAATCTGCCTGAGAGCGACGAAAGCAGGGTTGTTGGCGATCGCCTGGCCTATCAGCTCTGCACTCTTAGCCTCACCCTGTTGAGATGTAGAAAGAAACATCAGTGTTTGGATAAGGTGATCTACAACTCCACAAAAGAATTGTATAACAACCACCAGTCTTTGGCTCAGGTGCTCTTAACCTAACAAATGAAACATGTAAAAACTGCCAGTGTTTTAATCAGGTGATCTCAAACTTAACATACGAAATGTATAGAGAACTACCAGTGTTTGGATCATGTAAACCAACCAAATGAAACATATAATAAAACTACCACTGCATGGCTCAGTTGCTCTTAAACTAAACAAATGGAACATGTAAAACCACCAGTGTTAGGCTAAAGTGTTctcaaactaaaaaaaaaaagcAGTGCAGTGCGAAAATGTCATTCTGATCTCGGGCACAGATACACCCGTTTTGTGATTGGCTTCTTGCCGGTATTCTGCAGCATATGCAACTATCGAAAAGTGCACCATGTGCTTGTATTTACACCCTGGTCGGCCACCAAACGTTATCAGTACCGTTTCGTTGGACGGAGTGGACCGATAGGCTTTTCACCGTACTCGCATTAATGTCACCATTTGCTCGGAACCTACTCTCACACACTTCCACAATCTTGATTCCCCTTCTTATTCACCAGTATCTAGCACTAGAACTGCCAGTTGATCCAGGTCGCCCCTCGTGCCGCACATGCTTTGCATCCTCATCCTTCTCGCCAACGGAATCGAGCCGAGGCTCTCTCAATCAACGCCAAATTTGCGAGTTCTCTTCTCCGGCAGCCGGAAGTTTTCGTCGATTCCGGACGCTCTGGCCCTCCTCCAGCTTCCCCGACCCATGCATCAGCTTCACTGTGAGCTACTCGCACTCCAGAACATCTCCTCCGACTCTTTCTACCTCTATCGTGTTCTGTCGGCTGTGACCGCTGCTCACCGTCGCAGGTGCTCGTCATCGGCGTCATTTCGGTGGTCCTGCGCTCCAAGCTCCTCCACCCTCTCGTTCGCCGCGCCGAGGCGCACCTCCGACGCCTTCTTCCCCGTCTCGGCTCGCCCCTAAACCGCCAGGTCCATGCCCGACCAAGCCTCAGCCATGGCGCCTTCGTTTCTGATACATGTCCTCTGCTATCTTTTCTTCAGAAAAAGGGCGCGACAGTTTCAACAGTGCAACTGCCTGGGCAGAAACAGAATGCCACCGGGACTAGTTCTTCGCCCGCCACATCCTAGCACTAGCTAGTGTTTAATTAAGCATCAGCGACATCACGCGATAGTCTCTTTTTCTCTCACTAATCTGGTGTGAGACCTCGACAGTATTGTTTGGGACGTGAGTTGGTGCTATAGCTAGTGTTTAATTAAGCATCAGCGCCACTTCGGAGTACTAATACTTTTGTTTGTCCTATGCTTCTAGCACTCTAATTTTTCCAATGTCTGGAACGGTTCTTGACTAGTCAGCGGCTCAGCGCAATCCACATGCATCGACCCGTGAAACCCACATGCTCTGTCAGTCTGCCCCAAACGGCGTGCAACCGTCCGTCAAACTGTGGCCTACCACAGTGGTGTAGCACGTCAGGTACATCTATTTTCTGCATTCAGTACCGCACAGAATAAGTTGTCAGGACGCAAATCTCAATACAAGATGAATGGTCAAGAAAACGAGCCCATCTgagctcgggaccagaaactcctctCCCGTGCAATGTATGAAACTATGGAGACATAAACAACATTAGCAGTATGCCTCTAGTAAACATACAAATGAAGTCTGAAACTATGGACATGGCGAATAGATAGTCTGAACTATGTTCATAGTTATAAACAACATACCACTGAAAGTCTGAAACTACAAACATACCAAATGGGTCAAGTCTGAAACTATGTTTAGTGATATGAACATACCACTGAAAGTATGAATCGGTAAACATAGAAATAGGCGTTCACAAGAAAACCAGCCATCATGAACTCAACAAATGTTAGGCTCAAGTTTTCCCCACTAGTGTAATGAAAGACATGAAGCTATAAAGACACAACAATCACGGGCAATATGCCTAGTAAATATCACTGAACTGCAAACAGGACAAGTAGATGGAGCCATATGAAAATCGCCTATCTAGTTAATATTTTGCTTACCTGTGCCCTGATAATTGCACTTCTCTTGTCTTGCTCAGCCTTCTCAACAATGAACTTGGCACGCTCAGCTTCCTGAGCAGCAACCTGTTTGGCTTCAATGGCATGAGTGAACTCCTTGCCAAAGCTGAGGCTGGTAATGGACACATCATCCAGAGCAATGTTGAAATTCTTGGCCCTCTCTGTCAGAATCTTCCTGATCTCCCTGCTCACAGCCTGCCATTACACAACACGGCAAGTTATTCATTTGTTCTCAGAAGGACCAGCTAGCATGAAAATAAATGTAAACACAACATTCGTGATGAAACAGTACCTCTCTCTGCGTGATAAGCTGACTGGCATTGTATTGTGCAACCACAGCTTTGAGTGTTTCATGAATGATTGAAGGCAAAACTCTCTCATTGTAGTTCTCCCCCAGGGTCCTGTACATAGTTGGTAGTTTCTCTGGCATGGGTCGCGTGAGCACACGAAGACCAATCCTCACCTGTCCAAGTTATCAAGCAGTATAAATCAGATATATGATGAAAGGATTTGCTCTGCAAATGTTGCTTCTAAGCAGAAATGCAAAACAAGAAACCTGCATCTACAGTTGTACACACACATGAGcacaaaaaattcacatgttgagcaagatttaacttGTTCAGTGCCGTAAATGGTGATGGCAACATGTAACGATCAAGCAAGAATGTTATCTGTCACTAGTGTTGAGAGATAAAAAGCAAACGAGTTAAAATGCttgttcataggaaacatataacAATGATGCAAAAATATTACAAGTGACCACTGTGGATAGATTACAAGTAACTGAGTTAAAATGCTTCACAGAGCAGTACACAAGAATGTTGTATTATTGATGCTAGATGCATTTTAATtagagatacatccgtatctagataaagttgagacaTCTATTTTTAGATAGAGGGAGTACAAGTGACCACTGTGAATAGATTACAAGCAACTGAGTTAAAATGCTTCACAGAGGAGTTAGACAAGAATGCTGTATGATTTCGTAGGACAAACTGCTAAGTGGTAAATGGCTGAGCCAATAAAAAAGGATTTAATCGATCTCAGGTATGCAGAAATGATGATGCTAAACAACTTGACATATACCAGACCAAATGCTAAACAGTTGACATGCACCCAACAGCCCTCTTACAGGCTACAGTTACAGCAATACTCAGAAATCTTCTATTTCTAAATAGCAAACCCCCACTACAAAGAATTCTCTTAACATGCAGCTATGCCACATCATCTTTATGCCACCTCATCCCTTTCTGCTGCCCCGCCCTGCTGACTCATCTGTTCTCAAAGCTGGCGCATGCAGTTCTTCAGTTCTTTACTTCAGCATATGTGGCCACCCTCCCTTATGTTTCTTTTTTCCCAACTGGTAACCGATTTGGA
This Lolium perenne isolate Kyuss_39 chromosome 1, Kyuss_2.0, whole genome shotgun sequence DNA region includes the following protein-coding sequences:
- the LOC127327406 gene encoding prohibitin-1, mitochondrial, producing MNKIKAPAGAGAMVKLALAGGALWFGATTTLYNVEGGHRAIVFNRLEGIKDKVYPEGTHLIIPLIERPIIYDVRARPNLVESTSGSRDLQMVRIGLRVLTRPMPEKLPTMYRTLGENYNERVLPSIIHETLKAVVAQYNASQLITQREAVSREIRKILTERAKNFNIALDDVSITSLSFGKEFTHAIEAKQVAAQEAERAKFIVEKAEQDKRSAIIRAQGEAKSAELIGQAIANNPAFVALRQIEAAREIAHTISSSSNKVFLDSSDLLLGLQQLNIAGKGKK